The bacterium genome includes a region encoding these proteins:
- the tuf gene encoding elongation factor Tu (EF-Tu; promotes GTP-dependent binding of aminoacyl-tRNA to the A-site of ribosomes during protein biosynthesis; when the tRNA anticodon matches the mRNA codon, GTP hydrolysis results; the inactive EF-Tu-GDP leaves the ribosome and release of GDP is promoted by elongation factor Ts; many prokaryotes have two copies of the gene encoding EF-Tu), whose amino-acid sequence MVMPGDNITMEIELIVPVAMEKELRFAIREGGHTVGAGVVTQIIE is encoded by the coding sequence AGATGGTGATGCCCGGGGATAACATCACGATGGAGATCGAGTTGATCGTGCCGGTGGCGATGGAGAAGGAACTGCGTTTCGCCATCCGTGAGGGCGGCCACACCGTGGGCGCCGGCGTCGTCACCCAGATCATCGAGTAA